A single window of Jeotgalibacillus haloalkalitolerans DNA harbors:
- the ftsY gene encoding signal recognition particle-docking protein FtsY, translating into MSFFKKLKEKFTTQDTATDKYKDGLSKTRNSFTSRLNDLVASYRTVDEDFFEELEEIMIQADVGFDTVMELVEELKMEVKRQNIKDTEGIRSVISQKLVEIYYDGEEPDELLNMQEDELTVILFVGVNGVGKTTTIGKLAHQFKSEDKKVVLAAGDTFRAGAIEQLEVWGDRVGVDVIKHSEGSDPAAVMYDAVHSARAKKADVLICDTAGRLQNKVNLMKELEKVKRVIEREIPGAPHEVLLALDATTGQNAMTQAKIFKEATNVSGIVLTKLDGTAKGGIVLAIKKELGIPVKFVGLGEKMDDLQPFNAEKYVYGLFSDLVDKEELIDEEDE; encoded by the coding sequence ATGAGTTTTTTTAAGAAACTGAAAGAAAAATTTACGACGCAGGATACTGCAACTGACAAATATAAAGATGGTTTATCGAAAACACGAAACAGCTTTACTTCAAGACTGAATGACCTTGTTGCAAGTTACAGAACGGTAGATGAAGATTTCTTTGAAGAGCTTGAAGAAATTATGATTCAGGCAGATGTAGGCTTTGATACCGTGATGGAGCTTGTTGAGGAACTGAAGATGGAAGTGAAACGTCAAAATATTAAAGATACTGAAGGCATCCGCAGTGTGATTTCACAAAAACTTGTTGAGATCTATTATGATGGTGAAGAGCCAGATGAGCTGCTGAATATGCAGGAGGATGAACTGACTGTCATCCTGTTTGTAGGGGTGAATGGTGTTGGTAAAACAACAACAATTGGGAAGCTTGCTCATCAATTCAAATCAGAAGATAAAAAAGTTGTGCTCGCAGCAGGGGACACTTTCCGTGCAGGCGCAATCGAGCAGCTTGAAGTCTGGGGAGACCGTGTTGGTGTTGACGTCATCAAGCACAGCGAAGGCTCTGATCCTGCAGCTGTTATGTATGATGCTGTTCATTCGGCACGTGCAAAGAAAGCTGATGTATTGATCTGTGATACAGCAGGGCGCCTTCAGAATAAAGTAAACTTGATGAAGGAGCTTGAAAAAGTCAAGCGCGTCATTGAACGTGAGATCCCAGGTGCGCCGCACGAAGTGCTTCTGGCGCTTGATGCAACGACAGGTCAAAATGCAATGACCCAGGCAAAGATTTTCAAGGAAGCAACAAATGTATCAGGTATCGTGTTAACCAAGCTTGATGGAACAGCGAAAGGCGGCATTGTGCTTGCGATTAAAAAAGAACTCGGTATTCCTGTAAAGTTTGTAGGTCTGGGTGAGAAAATGGATGACCTGCAGCCGTTCAACGCAGAAAAGTATGTATATGGCCTCTTCTCTGATCTCGTTGATAAAGAAGAACTGATTGATGAAGAGGATGAGTGA
- a CDS encoding putative DNA-binding protein: MLEKTTRVNFLYDFYQMLLTPKQRSYMSLYYLDDYSLGEIAEEYDVSRQAVYDNIRRTEAMLEEYESKLLLFQKFQERTKVIEELKAAAKEQTELLSIIETLEELE; this comes from the coding sequence ATGCTCGAAAAAACAACTAGAGTAAACTTTCTCTATGATTTTTATCAGATGTTGTTGACGCCTAAACAGCGGAGCTACATGTCTCTATATTATCTTGATGATTACTCACTCGGCGAAATTGCTGAAGAGTATGATGTCAGCCGCCAGGCGGTGTATGACAATATCAGAAGAACTGAAGCAATGCTTGAGGAGTATGAGTCTAAATTATTGTTATTTCAAAAGTTCCAGGAGCGGACAAAAGTGATAGAAGAGCTCAAAGCTGCAGCAAAAGAGCAGACGGAGCTGCTTTCTATTATTGAAACGCTTGAGGAATTGGAATAG
- the ffh gene encoding signal recognition particle protein: MAFEGLAERLQGSIQKIRGKGKVSEADVKEMMREVRLALLEADVNFKVVKSFVKQVSERAVGQEVMKSLTPGQQVIKVVKEELTELMGGEQSQIAVAKKPPTVIMMVGLQGAGKTTTAGKLASLLRKKHNRKPLLVAADIYRPAAIKQLETIGKQLSLPVFSMGDQVSPVDIAKAGIEKAKEEHHDYVLIDTAGRLHVDETLMDELKQIKELSSPDEIFLVVDSMTGQDAVTVAQNFDEALGVTGVVLTKLDGDTRGGAALSIRSVTGKPIKFAGMGEKMDALEPFHPERMASRILGMGDMLSLIEKAQTNVDEDKAKEMEQKLRTASFTLDDFLEQLGQVKQMGPLDELLKMIPGANKMKGLDNIDVDGKQLGHVEAIIQSMTAKEKEQPEIINASRRKRIARGSGRPIQEINRLLKQFEEMKKMMKQMTNAQGKGKKRGGFNFPFMQ; this comes from the coding sequence ATGGCATTTGAGGGATTAGCCGAACGTCTGCAGGGTTCCATCCAAAAGATCCGCGGAAAAGGCAAAGTTAGCGAAGCAGATGTAAAAGAGATGATGCGTGAGGTGCGCCTTGCGCTGTTAGAAGCCGACGTTAACTTTAAAGTTGTTAAAAGCTTTGTAAAACAGGTAAGTGAACGTGCTGTCGGACAGGAAGTCATGAAGAGTCTTACGCCCGGCCAGCAGGTTATAAAGGTTGTAAAAGAAGAGCTGACAGAATTGATGGGCGGAGAGCAGAGCCAGATCGCTGTCGCCAAAAAGCCGCCGACTGTCATCATGATGGTCGGATTGCAGGGTGCCGGTAAAACGACAACTGCAGGGAAACTTGCCAGTCTTCTGCGCAAAAAGCATAACCGTAAACCACTTCTTGTTGCAGCAGATATCTACCGTCCTGCTGCAATCAAGCAGCTTGAAACAATCGGTAAGCAATTAAGCCTTCCTGTATTCTCGATGGGGGATCAGGTGAGTCCTGTTGACATTGCAAAAGCCGGTATTGAAAAAGCGAAGGAAGAACATCATGATTATGTGCTGATTGATACAGCGGGACGTCTTCATGTTGATGAAACCCTCATGGATGAACTGAAGCAGATTAAAGAGCTTTCTTCTCCAGATGAGATCTTCCTCGTTGTAGACTCCATGACCGGTCAGGATGCTGTCACTGTTGCTCAAAACTTTGATGAAGCGCTTGGTGTAACAGGGGTTGTTTTAACAAAGCTTGATGGTGATACACGTGGTGGGGCTGCTCTTTCAATCCGTTCAGTTACAGGTAAACCGATTAAGTTTGCCGGAATGGGTGAAAAAATGGATGCGCTTGAACCGTTCCACCCTGAAAGAATGGCTTCAAGAATTCTCGGAATGGGAGATATGCTGTCTCTGATCGAAAAAGCTCAGACGAACGTGGATGAAGATAAAGCCAAAGAAATGGAGCAAAAACTCCGTACCGCTTCATTTACACTCGATGACTTTCTTGAGCAGCTCGGTCAGGTAAAACAGATGGGGCCACTGGATGAATTACTGAAAATGATTCCTGGCGCCAATAAAATGAAAGGGCTGGATAATATTGATGTGGATGGCAAACAGCTTGGACATGTCGAAGCGATCATCCAGTCAATGACGGCTAAAGAAAAAGAACAGCCTGAAATCATTAATGCCAGCAGAAGAAAAAGAATTGCGCGGGGAAGCGGCAGGCCGATCCAGGAAATTAACCGTCTGCTGAAGCAGTTTGAAGAGATGAAAAAAATGATGAAGCAGATGACAAATGCCCAGGGTAAGGGCAAAAAACGCGGCGGATTCAACTTCCCATTTATGCAATAA
- the rpsP gene encoding 30S ribosomal protein S16, whose amino-acid sequence MAVKIRLKRMGAKKSPFYRIVVADSRSPRDGRFIETVGTYNPVANPAVVDINEEAVLKWMGNGAKPSDTVRNLLSNEGIMEKFHNSKNGK is encoded by the coding sequence ATGGCAGTAAAAATTCGTTTAAAGCGTATGGGAGCTAAAAAGTCTCCTTTCTATCGTATTGTAGTAGCAGATTCTCGTTCACCACGTGATGGACGTTTCATTGAAACAGTAGGAACTTACAACCCGGTTGCAAACCCTGCTGTTGTAGATATCAATGAAGAAGCAGTCCTTAAGTGGATGGGCAATGGCGCTAAGCCATCTGATACAGTACGTAACCTTCTTTCAAACGAAGGCATTATGGAGAAATTCCATAATTCAAAGAACGGTAAATAA
- a CDS encoding KH domain-containing protein, whose amino-acid sequence MKELIETIVKPLVDYPEAVSIETQETDRTITYKLSVHPDDMGKVIGKQGRVAKAIRTVSFAGESSQKKKTVIEIVDK is encoded by the coding sequence GTGAAAGAGCTTATCGAAACGATTGTCAAGCCTCTCGTTGATTACCCTGAGGCAGTAAGTATTGAGACGCAGGAAACTGACAGAACAATCACTTACAAGCTCTCCGTCCATCCGGATGATATGGGTAAAGTCATTGGCAAGCAAGGCAGAGTTGCGAAAGCTATAAGAACTGTTTCTTTTGCGGGTGAAAGCTCGCAAAAGAAAAAGACCGTGATTGAAATAGTTGATAAGTAA
- a CDS encoding YlqD family protein — MQVTQKVIVKEIMTNSSKKRLKDSLTQKSERAQKEIEQLIFQQKKLEKQFEQSSDAVKNRINQEINKRKQLLAQTEAQQKTIDEMPMGTEYTLRETDMLVELDQGSIWHPDQKPVIVLEDGMVKEIRQGW; from the coding sequence ATGCAGGTAACTCAAAAGGTAATTGTGAAGGAAATTATGACGAACTCTTCTAAAAAGCGTTTAAAGGATTCTCTTACACAAAAATCTGAGCGTGCTCAAAAAGAGATTGAACAGCTGATTTTCCAGCAGAAAAAACTTGAAAAGCAGTTTGAACAATCTTCTGATGCTGTGAAAAACCGGATTAATCAGGAAATTAATAAAAGAAAACAATTATTAGCCCAGACAGAAGCTCAGCAGAAAACGATTGATGAGATGCCAATGGGTACAGAATATACATTAAGAGAAACAGACATGCTTGTTGAACTGGACCAGGGAAGCATCTGGCACCCTGATCAGAAGCCTGTCATTGTATTAGAAGACGGTATGGTTAAAGAAATCCGTCAGGGGTGGTAA
- the rimM gene encoding ribosome maturation factor RimM (Essential for efficient processing of 16S rRNA) gives MEWFDVGKIVNTHGIKGEVRVISSTDFPEERYKKGNKLYLFQSGKDPLELSVSGYRRHKNFDLLTFEGYDNVNLVEPFRDAQLKVSADQQNELGEDEYYYHEIIGCEVFSEEGERIGSITEILSPGANDVWVIKPDTGKDVLIPYIESVVKEVNVTEKKVIIHKMEGLLE, from the coding sequence ATGGAATGGTTTGACGTGGGCAAGATTGTAAATACCCATGGGATCAAAGGGGAAGTCAGAGTGATCTCGAGCACTGATTTTCCGGAAGAAAGATATAAAAAAGGCAATAAGCTTTACTTGTTCCAATCAGGTAAAGACCCTCTGGAATTATCAGTCTCCGGCTACCGCAGACATAAAAACTTTGATCTGCTGACTTTTGAAGGTTATGACAATGTAAATCTGGTTGAACCTTTTAGAGATGCACAGCTTAAAGTGTCTGCTGATCAGCAGAATGAGCTTGGTGAGGATGAGTATTACTATCATGAAATTATTGGCTGTGAGGTTTTTTCTGAAGAAGGAGAACGGATCGGTTCAATTACTGAAATTCTTTCACCGGGAGCAAACGATGTGTGGGTCATCAAGCCTGACACAGGAAAAGATGTACTCATTCCCTATATTGAGTCTGTTGTAAAAGAAGTAAATGTTACAGAAAAAAAAGTAATCATTCATAAGATGGAAGGGCTGCTGGAATGA
- the trmD gene encoding tRNA (guanosine(37)-N1)-methyltransferase TrmD, protein MKIDILSLFPAMFDGVFGESILKKAAEKGAVKYTVTDFRQFANNKHNSVDDYPYGGGAGMVLKPEPIFRAVQHLTEKTDSSPRVVLMCPQGERFNQKKAEELSKEEHIIFICGHYEGYDERIREHLITDEISIGDFVLTGGELGAMVVTDSVVRLLPEVLGNDESAVKDSFSSGLLEHPHYTRPADYEGMKVPEVLLSGNHARIEEWRMKESLRRTYTRRPDLLEQMELSDQQLKWLKEFKNNVE, encoded by the coding sequence ATGAAAATTGACATTCTGTCATTATTCCCGGCAATGTTTGACGGGGTTTTTGGAGAATCAATCTTAAAAAAAGCAGCAGAAAAAGGGGCAGTCAAATATACTGTCACAGACTTCCGTCAGTTTGCTAATAACAAACATAATTCAGTGGATGATTATCCTTATGGCGGTGGTGCAGGCATGGTGCTGAAGCCGGAGCCGATCTTTCGTGCCGTTCAGCACCTGACTGAAAAGACAGATTCTTCACCCCGTGTCGTCCTGATGTGTCCGCAGGGAGAAAGATTCAATCAGAAAAAAGCTGAAGAGCTTTCAAAGGAAGAACATATCATTTTCATTTGCGGTCACTATGAAGGCTATGATGAGCGGATCAGAGAACATCTGATTACAGATGAAATCTCAATCGGGGACTTTGTCCTGACCGGTGGAGAACTTGGTGCAATGGTTGTGACTGACAGTGTCGTAAGGCTGCTCCCGGAAGTGCTGGGTAACGATGAATCTGCAGTAAAGGATTCATTTTCAAGCGGATTACTTGAACACCCTCATTATACCCGTCCTGCAGATTATGAAGGAATGAAGGTTCCAGAGGTTCTGCTGTCTGGCAATCATGCCAGAATTGAAGAGTGGAGAATGAAAGAATCTCTGCGCAGAACCTATACTAGACGGCCTGATTTGCTGGAACAGATGGAACTCAGTGATCAACAGCTTAAATGGCTGAAAGAATTTAAAAATAACGTTGAATAG
- the rplS gene encoding 50S ribosomal protein L19: MHNLIQEITKEQLRSDLPTFKPGDTVKVHVKVVEGTRERVQVFEGVVIKRRGGGVSETFTVRKISYGVGVERTFPIHTPKIAKLEVVRRGKVRRAKLYYLRNLRGKAARIKEIR, encoded by the coding sequence ATGCATAACCTGATTCAGGAAATTACTAAAGAACAGCTTCGTTCTGATCTTCCTACATTCAAGCCTGGTGATACTGTAAAGGTACACGTTAAGGTTGTTGAGGGAACTCGCGAACGTGTTCAGGTGTTTGAAGGTGTTGTAATTAAGCGCCGTGGTGGTGGTGTAAGTGAAACTTTCACAGTACGTAAGATTTCTTACGGCGTTGGAGTTGAGCGTACATTCCCAATTCACACACCTAAAATTGCGAAACTTGAAGTTGTGCGTCGCGGTAAAGTTCGTCGTGCGAAACTTTACTACCTGCGTAACCTGCGCGGTAAAGCGGCTAGAATTAAAGAAATTCGCTAA
- the lepB gene encoding signal peptidase I — translation MEIRNEWWEWAKTLFAAVIIAGVIRLFFFSPVVVDGSSMVPTLQDGDRMIVNKFQYKVTTPERFDIVVFHVSDKEDYIKRVIGLPGESVAFSDDQLYIDGEAVDEDFRESGTFTEDFNLYDLTGYEEVPEGHLFVMGDNRQFSKDSRHIGPVPIEEVVGETPLIYWPFEDIKVFNKE, via the coding sequence ATGGAGATTAGAAATGAATGGTGGGAGTGGGCAAAAACACTTTTTGCAGCTGTCATTATTGCAGGTGTAATCCGTTTGTTTTTCTTTTCACCGGTTGTCGTGGACGGCAGTTCGATGGTGCCGACATTGCAGGATGGTGACCGCATGATCGTCAATAAATTTCAATATAAAGTGACCACCCCTGAACGTTTTGATATTGTTGTTTTCCATGTCTCGGATAAAGAGGATTATATAAAGAGAGTGATTGGTCTCCCAGGCGAATCTGTTGCCTTTTCGGATGATCAACTATACATAGACGGCGAAGCGGTTGATGAGGATTTCCGTGAAAGCGGCACGTTTACTGAGGATTTTAACCTGTACGATCTGACAGGGTATGAAGAGGTTCCTGAAGGACATCTGTTTGTCATGGGTGATAACCGGCAGTTCAGTAAAGACAGCCGCCATATAGGGCCTGTACCGATTGAAGAGGTAGTTGGTGAAACACCTTTGATCTACTGGCCGTTTGAAGATATAAAAGTGTTTAATAAGGAGTGA
- the ylqF gene encoding ribosome biogenesis GTPase YlqF, with product MSIQWFPGHMAKARRQVTEKLKLVDIVFELVDARIPLSSRNPMIEEIIGKKPRLILINKADMADPNKTKEWIAYFERKGIRAVAINSEKGSGLQQIQKETMNILSEKWERMKSRGIRPRAVRAMIVGIPNVGKSTLINRLAKKNIAQTGNRPGVTKAQQWIKAGKEMELLDTPGILWPKFEDPEVGYRLALTGAIKDNILNLQDIALYALRFLETYYPARLKERYSMDEIPQDPAALFDHIGRKRGCLMSGGEIDYDKTADIIVRDIRNVQFGALTFDLEHLEEE from the coding sequence ATGAGTATCCAGTGGTTTCCGGGGCATATGGCTAAAGCAAGGAGACAGGTGACAGAAAAACTGAAGCTTGTAGACATTGTATTTGAACTTGTTGATGCAAGAATTCCCCTTTCATCAAGAAACCCGATGATTGAAGAGATTATCGGAAAAAAACCGAGACTGATTTTAATTAATAAAGCAGACATGGCGGATCCGAATAAAACAAAAGAATGGATTGCTTACTTTGAAAGAAAAGGCATCCGTGCTGTTGCGATAAATTCTGAAAAAGGGTCAGGGTTGCAGCAGATACAAAAAGAAACAATGAATATTTTAAGTGAAAAATGGGAGCGCATGAAGTCGAGAGGAATCAGGCCGCGTGCAGTAAGAGCAATGATTGTCGGGATTCCAAACGTCGGCAAGTCTACGCTGATCAACCGGCTTGCAAAGAAAAATATTGCCCAAACCGGTAATCGTCCCGGTGTTACAAAAGCCCAGCAGTGGATTAAAGCAGGGAAAGAGATGGAACTGCTTGATACACCGGGGATTCTATGGCCGAAGTTTGAAGACCCTGAAGTTGGATACAGACTGGCACTGACAGGCGCAATTAAGGACAATATCTTAAACCTTCAGGATATCGCACTTTATGCACTGCGCTTTCTTGAAACCTATTATCCGGCGCGTCTGAAAGAAAGATACAGTATGGATGAAATCCCGCAGGATCCGGCAGCCCTTTTTGATCATATTGGGCGCAAACGCGGCTGTCTTATGTCAGGTGGAGAAATTGATTACGATAAAACGGCTGATATCATTGTCAGAGATATAAGAAATGTACAATTTGGTGCCCTGACATTTGACCTTGAACATTTAGAAGAAGAGTAA
- a CDS encoding ribonuclease HII, whose amino-acid sequence MLKISQIKEMLTESPDEELINQLKSDDRKGVQKLLKSYQKKIEKDQMLAQQFKDMQAYEKAALLKGYSLIAGTDEAGRGPLAGPVVAAAVILPEGFYLAGLNDSKKLSEQKRELFFEEIMTSADVGVGIIEAAEIDRINILNASKQAMIKAIRQLKQQPEYVLADAVTLDIQIPQKSIIKGDAKSVSIAAASVIAKVTRDRLMKEAAEKYPGYDLEKNAGYGTKDHIEAIKKLGLTGEHRRSFEPVKSMFQS is encoded by the coding sequence ATGTTGAAAATTAGTCAAATAAAAGAAATGCTGACAGAGTCCCCGGATGAAGAATTGATTAATCAATTGAAATCAGATGATCGAAAAGGGGTACAAAAACTGCTCAAGTCTTATCAAAAAAAAATTGAGAAAGATCAAATGCTGGCTCAGCAGTTTAAGGATATGCAGGCATATGAAAAGGCTGCATTACTGAAAGGGTATAGCCTGATTGCGGGGACCGATGAAGCGGGGAGAGGTCCGCTGGCAGGACCTGTCGTTGCAGCAGCAGTCATCCTCCCTGAAGGATTTTATCTGGCCGGTCTGAATGATTCCAAAAAGCTGAGTGAACAGAAAAGAGAACTTTTTTTTGAAGAAATCATGACTTCAGCGGATGTGGGAGTCGGGATCATCGAGGCGGCAGAAATTGACCGGATCAATATACTGAATGCATCCAAACAGGCGATGATAAAAGCAATCAGGCAGTTAAAGCAGCAGCCTGAATATGTATTGGCAGATGCAGTTACACTCGATATCCAGATCCCCCAGAAGTCTATTATAAAAGGGGATGCGAAAAGTGTAAGTATTGCCGCCGCATCCGTTATTGCAAAAGTGACACGTGACAGGCTGATGAAAGAAGCCGCAGAAAAATATCCGGGTTACGATTTAGAGAAAAATGCCGGATATGGTACGAAAGATCATATTGAGGCGATTAAAAAGCTCGGTTTAACAGGTGAGCACAGGCGTTCATTTGAACCGGTCAAATCAATGTTTCAGTCATAA